A DNA window from Bacteroidales bacterium contains the following coding sequences:
- a CDS encoding TylF/MycF family methyltransferase, with translation MSFFQVISFALVLLVLILLVRYVWGIFFDKNYQPVEWENQRKQGIIGKELIRLERNYPDKVRFFNWWFQVERLKRDGVPGDFAELGVYKGESAKILHQMDPSRKFHLYDTFAGFKEEDLKHETGEAATYTTRNFADTSLEAARRNIAGNENLVFHPGRFPESTGTSSQFPVPSSQALMGNGLANCELRTANYELAFALVNLDVDLYKPTKAGLEYFYPLLSPGGVIIIHDYTYKWPGIKKAVDEFASTIPEVLVMVPDMEGSVMIIKSQTKAVTI, from the coding sequence GTGTCATTCTTCCAGGTCATAAGTTTCGCCCTCGTCCTGCTCGTGCTCATCCTCCTGGTGCGCTATGTGTGGGGTATTTTCTTCGATAAAAATTACCAGCCTGTGGAATGGGAAAATCAACGGAAACAGGGGATTATTGGCAAAGAGCTGATCCGGCTGGAACGAAATTATCCGGATAAAGTGCGGTTTTTTAACTGGTGGTTCCAGGTTGAGCGGCTGAAGAGGGATGGAGTCCCGGGAGATTTTGCCGAGCTAGGTGTTTACAAAGGCGAAAGCGCGAAGATTTTACATCAGATGGATCCCTCCAGGAAATTCCATCTCTACGACACGTTTGCAGGGTTTAAAGAAGAAGATCTGAAACATGAAACCGGCGAAGCCGCCACTTATACCACGCGCAATTTTGCTGATACGAGCCTGGAAGCAGCACGAAGAAACATTGCAGGGAATGAAAATTTGGTGTTTCATCCGGGGCGGTTTCCTGAGTCGACAGGAACAAGTTCCCAGTTCCCAGTTCCCAGTTCCCAGGCTCTTATGGGAAACGGTCTTGCGAACTGCGAACTGCGAACTGCGAACTACGAACTGGCCTTCGCCCTCGTCAACCTTGATGTCGACTTATACAAACCCACCAAAGCCGGACTGGAATATTTTTATCCGCTTCTCTCACCCGGAGGGGTCATCATCATACATGATTATACCTATAAGTGGCCCGGCATCAAAAAGGCTGTCGATGAATTCGCATCCACTATCCCTGAAGTACTGGTTATGGTGCCAGACATGGAAGGGAGTGTGATGATCATAAAATCCCAAACAAAAGCTGTTACCATATAA